The following are from one region of the Streptomyces tuirus genome:
- a CDS encoding helix-turn-helix domain-containing protein, with translation MPDELDPQIREFTSQLRRLVDRSGLSVASVADRTGYSKTSWERYLNGRLLAPKGAIVALAEVTGTNPVHLTTMWELAERAWSRSEMRHDMTMEAIRISQARAALGEFGGQDFSDPSAGGKAASADEGRAASAGGGKPARRSGGTTVTPGIAGPAGVAPTVPPQPTAPEVQDSTGAGVREESGRAAEPEVNSWGLAGYQGPSPSGGRSAGGGAGAAAGAGRGSHPGSSSGLGWTPGVGADPYAEPQDAVPGGAGGAGGARGAGGGGSAGGTRRTASASASASASSSASASAGKKRTVTFLAGVVGVLVVIAGAFYVTGGGGDDEAKGGTKSPSPTVSSDAKLPPGVKCSGDSCTGKDAEAMGCSGDLVTTAQTATVGTTVVEVRYSETCKAAWGRITQGTQGDEVQISSGKAKQTGSITEAGDAIAYTPMVAVKNAADAKACTTLAAGQKGCTK, from the coding sequence TTGCCGGATGAGCTCGATCCACAGATCAGGGAGTTCACCAGCCAGTTGCGCAGACTCGTGGACCGCAGCGGTCTGAGCGTCGCGTCGGTTGCGGACCGCACGGGCTACAGCAAGACGTCGTGGGAGCGTTATCTGAACGGCCGGCTGCTCGCGCCCAAGGGCGCGATCGTCGCCCTGGCGGAGGTCACCGGCACCAATCCGGTGCACCTGACCACGATGTGGGAGCTCGCCGAGCGCGCCTGGAGCCGCTCGGAGATGCGTCACGACATGACGATGGAGGCCATACGGATCTCCCAGGCGCGCGCCGCGCTGGGGGAGTTCGGCGGGCAGGACTTCTCCGACCCCTCCGCCGGTGGCAAGGCGGCCTCGGCGGACGAGGGCAGGGCGGCCTCCGCGGGCGGCGGCAAGCCCGCCCGCCGGAGCGGCGGCACCACGGTCACGCCGGGCATCGCGGGACCGGCCGGTGTGGCCCCGACGGTGCCGCCGCAGCCGACGGCGCCCGAGGTCCAGGACTCCACCGGGGCGGGTGTGCGGGAGGAGAGCGGCCGGGCCGCCGAGCCCGAGGTCAACTCGTGGGGGCTGGCCGGGTACCAGGGTCCGTCACCGAGCGGCGGGCGCTCCGCGGGCGGGGGTGCGGGTGCGGCTGCGGGCGCGGGCCGGGGATCGCACCCCGGATCGTCCTCGGGCCTCGGGTGGACGCCCGGCGTCGGGGCCGACCCGTACGCCGAGCCCCAGGACGCCGTCCCGGGCGGGGCCGGTGGTGCGGGTGGTGCACGTGGTGCAGGTGGTGGCGGTAGTGCGGGCGGGACCCGTCGGACCGCCTCCGCCTCCGCCTCCGCCTCTGCCTCGTCCTCCGCCTCCGCCTCCGCGGGCAAGAAGCGGACCGTGACCTTCCTCGCGGGGGTCGTGGGCGTGCTCGTGGTGATCGCCGGCGCGTTCTACGTCACCGGCGGCGGTGGCGACGACGAGGCCAAGGGCGGCACCAAGTCGCCCTCGCCGACCGTCAGCAGCGACGCGAAGCTGCCGCCCGGCGTGAAGTGCAGCGGCGACAGTTGCACCGGCAAGGACGCGGAGGCCATGGGGTGCAGCGGTGATCTGGTGACCACCGCCCAGACCGCGACCGTCGGCACGACCGTCGTCGAGGTCCGCTACAGCGAGACCTGCAAGGCGGCCTGGGGCCGCATCACCCAGGGGACCCAGGGCGACGAGGTCCAGATCAGCTCGGGCAAGGCGAAGCAGACCGGCAGCATCACCGAGGCCGGTGACGCCATCGCCTACACCCCGATGGTCGCCGTGAAGAACGCCGCCGACGCCAAGGCCTGCACGACCCTGGCGGCCGGCCAGAAGGGCTGCACGAAGTAG
- a CDS encoding GMC family oxidoreductase, which produces MSQTSHEYDYVVIGGGTAGSVIASRLTENPDVTVAVIEGGPSDVGRDDVLTLRRWMGLLGGELDYDYPTTEQPRGNSHIRHSRARVLGGCSSHNTLIAFKPLPADWDEWEAAGAKGWGAVQMEAYFARLNNNIVPVDEKDRNAIARDFVDAAQEALGVPRVEGFNKKPFTEGVGFFDLAYHPENNKRSSASVAYLHPVMDERPNLTILLETWAYKLQLDGNRAEGVHVRTKDGEEILVKARNEVLLCAGAVDSPRLLMHSGIGPRADLEKLGIPVTHDLPGVGENLLDHPESVIVWETNGPIPENSAMDSDAGLFVRRDPERPHPDLMFHFYQIPFTDNPERLGYRRPEFGVSMTPNIPKPKSRGRLYLTSADPEVKPALDFRYFTDEDDYDGKTLVDGIKIAREIAKTEPLAGWLKREVAPGPDVTGDEELGEYARKVAHTVYHPAGTCRMGAADDQQAVVDPELRIRGLEGIRIADASVFPTMTTVNPMIGVLMVGEKAAELIGGGAK; this is translated from the coding sequence ATGTCCCAGACCAGCCACGAGTACGACTACGTCGTGATAGGCGGCGGAACCGCAGGTTCCGTGATCGCCTCCCGCCTGACCGAGAACCCGGACGTCACCGTCGCCGTCATCGAGGGCGGCCCCAGTGACGTCGGCCGTGACGACGTGCTGACCCTGCGCCGCTGGATGGGCCTGCTCGGCGGCGAGCTCGACTACGACTACCCCACCACCGAACAGCCACGAGGAAACTCGCACATCCGGCACAGCCGGGCGCGCGTCCTGGGCGGCTGTTCCTCGCACAACACCCTGATCGCCTTCAAGCCGCTGCCGGCGGACTGGGACGAGTGGGAGGCCGCGGGCGCCAAGGGCTGGGGCGCGGTGCAGATGGAGGCGTACTTCGCGCGGCTCAACAACAACATCGTCCCGGTCGACGAGAAGGACCGGAACGCCATCGCCCGCGACTTCGTCGACGCGGCCCAGGAGGCCCTGGGCGTGCCGCGCGTGGAGGGCTTCAACAAGAAGCCGTTCACCGAGGGCGTCGGCTTCTTCGACCTCGCCTACCACCCCGAGAACAACAAGCGCTCCTCGGCGTCGGTGGCGTATCTGCACCCGGTGATGGACGAGCGGCCCAACCTGACGATCCTGCTGGAGACCTGGGCGTACAAGCTCCAGCTGGACGGTAACCGCGCCGAGGGCGTGCACGTGCGCACCAAGGACGGCGAGGAGATCCTCGTCAAGGCACGCAACGAGGTGCTGCTCTGCGCCGGTGCCGTCGACTCGCCGCGGCTGCTGATGCACTCCGGCATCGGCCCCAGGGCCGACCTGGAGAAGCTCGGCATCCCCGTCACGCACGACCTGCCGGGCGTCGGCGAGAACCTGCTCGACCACCCCGAGTCGGTCATCGTCTGGGAGACCAACGGCCCCATCCCGGAGAACTCCGCGATGGACTCCGACGCGGGCCTGTTCGTGCGCCGCGACCCCGAACGGCCGCACCCCGACCTGATGTTCCACTTCTACCAGATCCCGTTCACGGACAACCCGGAGCGACTGGGCTACCGGCGGCCGGAGTTCGGCGTCTCGATGACCCCGAACATCCCCAAGCCGAAGAGCCGCGGCCGGCTCTACCTGACCAGCGCCGACCCCGAGGTCAAGCCCGCCCTGGACTTCCGCTACTTCACCGACGAGGACGACTACGACGGCAAGACCCTCGTCGACGGCATCAAGATCGCCCGCGAGATAGCCAAAACCGAGCCGCTGGCCGGCTGGCTCAAGCGCGAGGTGGCCCCCGGCCCGGACGTCACCGGTGACGAGGAGCTCGGCGAGTACGCCCGCAAGGTCGCGCACACCGTCTACCACCCCGCCGGCACCTGCAGGATGGGCGCCGCCGACGACCAGCAGGCCGTCGTCGACCCCGAGCTGCGCATCCGCGGCCTGGAGGGCATCCGCATCGCGGACGCCTCCGTGTTCCCCACCATGACCACCGTCAACCCGATGATCGGAGTCCTCATGGTCGGGGAGAAGGCCGCCGAGCTGATCGGTGGTGGTGCGAAGTGA
- a CDS encoding aldehyde dehydrogenase family protein, with product MAESTELQARETIHAGGEWRAAISGATREILDPADALPFAVVAEGEEKDTDLAIAAARRAFDEGPWPHTPVAERAALLRRVADLLVRDREKLGRLEAQDAGKTVEEGRVDIDCVADAFRYFADLVAAEAPGRVVDAGSPDIHSVVVHEPIGVCAMITPWNYPLLQASWKIAPALAAGNTFVIKPSEITPMTTIAVIELLVEAGLPAGVANIVTGPGHSVGARLSEHPDVDLVSFTGGLISGTKVAEAAAPTVKKVALELGGKNPNVVFADACATEEGFDTAVDQALNAAFIHSGQVCSAGARLIVEESVRDRFVTELARRAEKIRLGRGTEDGVECGPLVSEQQRAKVEMYVESALKEGAVLRSGGKRPEPSAQRPENGYFYEPTVLDHCHREMRVVREEVFGPVVTVETFRTEDEAVALANDTEYGLAGGVWTADAGRARRVAGRLRHGTIWINDFHPYLPQAEWGGFGKSGVGRELGPAGLAEYRETKHVYQNLAPKPVRWFAG from the coding sequence ATGGCGGAAAGTACCGAACTTCAGGCGCGTGAAACCATCCATGCGGGAGGAGAATGGCGAGCGGCCATCTCCGGGGCCACCCGCGAGATCCTCGACCCGGCGGACGCCCTGCCCTTCGCCGTGGTCGCGGAAGGCGAGGAGAAGGACACCGATCTGGCGATCGCCGCCGCCCGGCGTGCCTTCGACGAGGGGCCGTGGCCGCACACACCCGTCGCCGAGCGGGCCGCGCTGCTGCGCCGCGTCGCCGACCTCCTCGTGCGGGACCGCGAGAAGCTCGGCCGGCTGGAGGCCCAGGACGCGGGCAAGACCGTCGAGGAGGGCCGCGTCGACATCGACTGTGTCGCCGACGCCTTCCGCTACTTCGCCGACCTGGTCGCCGCCGAGGCCCCCGGCCGGGTCGTGGACGCGGGCTCGCCGGACATCCACAGCGTCGTCGTGCACGAGCCCATCGGCGTCTGCGCGATGATCACGCCCTGGAACTACCCGCTGCTCCAGGCCAGCTGGAAGATCGCCCCCGCCCTCGCCGCCGGCAACACCTTCGTCATCAAGCCGAGCGAGATCACGCCGATGACGACGATCGCGGTCATCGAGCTGCTCGTCGAGGCCGGACTCCCCGCGGGTGTCGCCAACATCGTCACGGGCCCCGGGCATTCGGTCGGCGCGCGCCTGTCCGAGCACCCCGATGTCGACCTGGTCTCCTTCACCGGCGGCCTGATCAGCGGCACCAAGGTCGCCGAGGCCGCCGCCCCGACCGTGAAGAAGGTCGCCCTCGAACTCGGCGGCAAGAACCCCAACGTCGTCTTCGCCGACGCCTGCGCCACCGAGGAGGGCTTCGACACCGCCGTCGACCAGGCCCTCAACGCCGCCTTCATCCACAGCGGCCAGGTCTGCTCGGCCGGCGCCCGCCTCATCGTCGAGGAGTCGGTCCGGGACCGCTTCGTCACCGAACTCGCCCGCCGCGCCGAGAAGATCCGCCTGGGCCGCGGCACCGAGGACGGCGTCGAGTGCGGCCCGCTCGTCTCCGAGCAGCAGCGCGCCAAGGTCGAGATGTACGTCGAGTCCGCCCTCAAGGAGGGCGCGGTACTGCGCTCCGGCGGCAAGCGCCCCGAGCCGTCCGCGCAGCGTCCGGAGAACGGCTACTTCTACGAGCCGACCGTCCTCGACCACTGCCACCGCGAGATGCGCGTCGTACGGGAGGAGGTCTTCGGGCCGGTCGTCACCGTGGAGACCTTCCGGACCGAGGACGAGGCCGTCGCGCTCGCCAACGACACCGAGTACGGACTCGCGGGCGGTGTCTGGACCGCCGACGCGGGCCGCGCCCGCCGCGTGGCCGGCCGGCTGCGCCACGGCACGATCTGGATCAACGACTTCCACCCCTACCTGCCGCAGGCGGAGTGGGGCGGTTTCGGCAAGAGCGGAGTGGGGCGCGAACTCGGCCCCGCCGGCCTCGCCGAATACCGGGAGACCAAGCACGTCTACCAGAACCTCGCCCCGAAGCCGGTGCGCTGGTTCGCGGGCTGA
- a CDS encoding malate dehydrogenase: MTRTPVNVTVTGAAGQIGYALLFRIASGQLLGADVPVKLRLLEITPALKAAEGTAMELDDCAFPLLQGIDITDDPNVAFDGTNVGLLVGARPRTKGMERGDLLEANGGIFKPQGKAINDHAADDVKILVVGNPANTNALIAQAAAPDVPAERFTAMTRLDHNRALTQLAKKTGSTVADIKRLTIWGNHSATQYPDIFHATIAGKNAAEVVNDEKWLADDFIPTVAKRGAAIIEARGASSAASAANAAIDHVYSWVNGTTDGDWVSMGIPSDGSYGVPEGLISSFPVTTKDGSYEIVQGLEINDFSRARIDASVKELEEEREAVRALGLI, translated from the coding sequence ATGACCCGCACTCCCGTGAACGTCACCGTCACCGGCGCGGCCGGCCAGATCGGTTACGCCCTGCTCTTCCGCATCGCCTCCGGTCAGCTGCTCGGCGCGGACGTGCCGGTGAAGCTGCGCCTGCTGGAGATCACGCCGGCCCTGAAGGCGGCCGAGGGCACGGCCATGGAGCTGGACGACTGCGCGTTCCCCCTCCTTCAGGGCATCGACATCACCGACGACCCGAACGTCGCCTTCGACGGCACCAACGTCGGTCTGCTCGTCGGCGCCCGCCCCCGCACCAAGGGCATGGAGCGCGGCGACCTGCTGGAGGCCAACGGCGGCATCTTCAAGCCGCAGGGCAAGGCCATCAACGACCACGCCGCGGACGACGTCAAGATCCTGGTCGTCGGCAACCCGGCCAACACCAACGCCCTCATCGCCCAGGCCGCCGCCCCGGACGTCCCGGCCGAGCGCTTCACCGCGATGACCCGCCTGGACCACAACCGCGCGCTGACCCAGCTCGCGAAGAAGACGGGCTCGACGGTCGCCGACATCAAGCGCCTGACCATCTGGGGCAACCACTCCGCCACCCAGTACCCCGACATCTTCCACGCCACCATCGCCGGCAAGAACGCCGCCGAGGTCGTGAACGACGAGAAGTGGCTGGCCGACGACTTCATCCCGACCGTCGCCAAGCGCGGCGCCGCCATCATCGAGGCCCGTGGCGCCTCGTCGGCCGCGTCCGCCGCCAACGCCGCCATCGACCACGTCTACAGCTGGGTCAACGGCACCACCGACGGCGACTGGGTCTCCATGGGCATCCCGTCCGACGGTTCGTACGGCGTGCCGGAGGGGCTCATCTCCTCCTTCCCTGTCACCACCAAGGACGGCTCGTACGAGATCGTCCAGGGCCTGGAGATCAACGACTTCTCCCGCGCCCGGATCGACGCCTCCGTCAAGGAGCTCGAGGAGGAGCGCGAGGCGGTCCGCGCCCTCGGCCTCATCTGA
- a CDS encoding quaternary amine ABC transporter ATP-binding protein: MDTTPVFSVEGLWKVFGPKADRVPGDPELTALDPAELRSRTGCTAAVRDVTFDVRKGEVFVVMGLSGSGKSTLVRCLTRLIEPTAGTIAIDGEDVRAMDRSRLRELRRHRAAMVFQHFGLLPHRTVLDNVAYGLEIQGMGKAERRERAAEVVAKVGLEGMEHRRPSQLSGGQRQRVGLARALAVDPEVLLFDEPFSALDPLIRREMQEEVVRLHHEEGRTMVFITHDLQEALKLGDRIALMRDGRVVQLGTPEEIVGAPADDYVREFVRDVPREQVMTVRTAMRRPSAGQDGSGPAVRPDATVSEAIEAVARAGAPARVVDKGRCVGVVDSDTLLGVVAGTEQPAPPGTEQPKEAV, translated from the coding sequence ATGGACACCACGCCCGTCTTCTCGGTGGAGGGCCTGTGGAAGGTGTTCGGCCCCAAGGCCGACCGCGTTCCCGGCGACCCCGAGCTCACCGCCCTCGACCCCGCCGAGCTGCGCTCCCGCACCGGCTGCACGGCCGCCGTCCGCGACGTCACCTTCGACGTGCGCAAGGGCGAGGTCTTCGTCGTCATGGGCCTGTCCGGCTCCGGCAAGTCCACGCTGGTGCGCTGTCTGACCCGGCTCATCGAGCCCACGGCCGGCACCATCGCCATCGACGGCGAGGACGTCCGCGCCATGGACCGCTCCCGGCTGCGCGAACTGCGCCGCCACCGCGCCGCGATGGTCTTCCAGCACTTCGGCCTGCTGCCGCACCGCACCGTCCTCGACAACGTCGCCTACGGCCTGGAGATCCAGGGCATGGGCAAGGCCGAGCGGCGCGAGCGGGCCGCCGAGGTCGTCGCCAAGGTCGGCCTCGAAGGCATGGAGCACCGCCGCCCGAGCCAGCTCTCCGGCGGCCAGCGGCAGCGCGTCGGCCTCGCCCGCGCACTCGCCGTCGACCCCGAAGTCCTCCTCTTCGACGAGCCGTTCAGCGCGCTCGACCCCCTCATCCGGCGCGAGATGCAGGAGGAGGTGGTCCGGCTCCACCACGAGGAGGGCCGCACGATGGTCTTCATCACCCACGACCTCCAGGAAGCCCTCAAGCTGGGCGACCGCATCGCCCTGATGCGCGACGGCCGGGTCGTCCAGCTCGGCACGCCCGAGGAGATCGTGGGCGCGCCCGCCGACGACTACGTCCGCGAGTTCGTCCGCGACGTCCCGCGAGAGCAGGTCATGACCGTCCGTACGGCCATGCGCCGCCCGTCGGCCGGCCAGGACGGCAGCGGACCGGCCGTGCGGCCCGACGCGACGGTGTCCGAGGCGATCGAGGCGGTCGCCCGCGCCGGCGCTCCGGCCCGGGTCGTGGACAAGGGCCGGTGCGTGGGCGTGGTCGACTCGGACACGCTCCTCGGCGTCGTCGCCGGCACGGAGCAGCCCGCTCCGCCCGGGACGGAGCAGCCCAAGGAGGCGGTCTGA
- a CDS encoding isocitrate lyase/PEP mutase family protein has protein sequence MTKADVFRALHRGRVPGDPLVLPGPWDAASARVFAEAGFPALATPSAGVAASLGYEDGQVPADEMFAAVARIVRAVDVPVSADVEGGYGLAPKDLVERLLEVGAVGCNLEDSADGVLKDPRAHAAWLAEVREAAGDRLFVNARIDTFACGTDDPGPAIERAALYVAAGADCVYPIGAPPRILPLLRAGIQGPVNVGAPADGGPSPAELGALGATRITFGPGLQRRAARALREIADRLA, from the coding sequence ATGACCAAGGCCGATGTGTTCCGGGCGCTGCACCGGGGCCGGGTGCCCGGTGATCCGCTCGTGCTGCCCGGGCCGTGGGACGCGGCCAGTGCGCGGGTGTTCGCCGAGGCCGGGTTCCCGGCGCTCGCCACGCCCAGCGCCGGGGTCGCCGCCTCGCTCGGCTACGAGGACGGTCAGGTCCCGGCCGACGAGATGTTCGCGGCGGTCGCCCGGATCGTCCGGGCGGTCGATGTGCCCGTGTCGGCGGACGTGGAGGGCGGCTACGGGCTCGCGCCCAAGGACCTCGTGGAGCGGCTGCTGGAGGTGGGTGCGGTCGGCTGCAACCTGGAGGACTCCGCGGACGGGGTGCTGAAGGACCCCCGCGCGCACGCCGCCTGGCTGGCCGAGGTACGCGAGGCGGCCGGTGACCGGCTGTTCGTCAACGCCCGCATCGACACCTTCGCCTGCGGGACCGACGACCCCGGCCCGGCGATCGAGCGGGCCGCGCTGTACGTCGCCGCCGGGGCCGACTGCGTCTACCCGATCGGGGCCCCGCCGCGGATCCTGCCGCTGCTGCGGGCCGGGATCCAGGGGCCGGTCAACGTGGGGGCCCCGGCCGACGGTGGCCCCTCGCCCGCCGAACTCGGCGCGCTCGGGGCCACCCGGATCACCTTCGGGCCGGGTCTCCAGCGACGGGCCGCCCGGGCCCTGCGGGAGATCGCCGACCGGCTGGCGTAG
- a CDS encoding ABC transporter permease, with amino-acid sequence MASITANPPRVGLPGLLRHRVVHKLLLLALAAAILVPLANARWASGTWPSALTLDFSEPLAKASDWIIDNRDSHPLFLYFFGHVSNVVVIAVRAVYLGLLAVGWAGVTALGTLVAWRVAGIRLALGTGVAFLACGLLGMWVPTMQTLALMVVAVLASAVVGVLLGLAAGLSDRMDRVLRPVLDTMQVLPAFAYLLPVVLVFGIGVPAAVLATVVYAAPPMARLTSLGLRGADKEVLEAVESLGSTARQRLLTARIPLARKELLLGLNQTIMMALSMAVIAAVIGAGGLGDRVYQALASVDVGAALAAGIPIVLLAVVLDRVTGAAGEKLGAEPEPHSGRGWLFALAGVVAVAVAGRLAGRLDWPDAWVVGIAEPVNRAVDWMTAHLYSGVPVVGGTADWAGHFTTWVLDPMRDGLQALPWWAVLLIVAALAWVIGTWRTALTAVLAMAAIGVLGVWKPSLDTLSQVLAAVAVTLVVGFAVGIAAARSDRLERALRPVLDVFQTMPQFVYLIPVVALFGVGRAPAVAAAIVYALPAVVRITTQGLRQVDPAALEASGSLGATSWQQLKQVQLPLARPALLLAVNQGLVLVLAVVVIGGLVGGGALGYDVVFGLAQGDLATGLVAGGAIVCLGLMLDRVTQPTERRAKKGA; translated from the coding sequence ATGGCGAGCATCACCGCGAACCCGCCCCGCGTCGGCCTGCCCGGTCTCCTCAGGCACCGGGTGGTTCACAAGCTGCTGCTGCTCGCCCTGGCCGCCGCGATCCTCGTGCCGCTGGCCAACGCTCGCTGGGCGAGCGGCACCTGGCCGAGCGCGCTGACGCTCGACTTCTCCGAGCCGCTCGCCAAGGCCAGCGACTGGATCATCGACAACCGCGACAGCCACCCGCTGTTCCTGTACTTCTTCGGCCACGTCAGCAATGTCGTCGTCATCGCCGTACGGGCCGTCTACCTCGGCCTCCTGGCCGTCGGCTGGGCCGGCGTCACGGCCCTGGGCACTCTGGTCGCCTGGCGCGTCGCGGGCATCCGGCTCGCGCTCGGCACCGGCGTCGCGTTCCTGGCCTGCGGGCTGCTCGGCATGTGGGTGCCGACCATGCAGACGCTCGCCCTGATGGTCGTCGCGGTCCTCGCGTCGGCCGTGGTGGGCGTGCTGCTCGGGCTCGCCGCCGGGCTGTCCGACCGGATGGACCGCGTGCTGCGGCCGGTCCTGGACACCATGCAGGTGCTGCCCGCCTTCGCCTACCTCCTGCCGGTCGTGCTGGTCTTCGGCATCGGCGTCCCGGCGGCCGTCCTGGCCACCGTCGTCTACGCCGCCCCGCCCATGGCCCGCCTCACCTCGCTCGGGCTCCGCGGCGCCGACAAGGAGGTGCTGGAGGCCGTCGAGTCGCTCGGCTCCACGGCACGCCAGCGCCTGCTGACGGCCCGGATCCCGCTGGCCCGCAAGGAACTCCTCCTCGGGCTCAACCAGACGATCATGATGGCGCTGTCCATGGCCGTCATCGCCGCCGTCATCGGCGCGGGCGGTCTCGGTGACCGCGTCTACCAGGCCCTGGCCTCCGTGGATGTCGGTGCCGCCCTCGCCGCCGGTATCCCGATCGTGCTGCTGGCCGTCGTCCTCGACCGCGTCACCGGCGCGGCGGGGGAGAAGCTCGGCGCCGAACCCGAGCCGCACAGCGGCCGCGGCTGGCTCTTCGCCCTCGCCGGTGTCGTCGCCGTGGCGGTCGCCGGGCGGCTCGCGGGCCGCCTCGACTGGCCGGACGCCTGGGTCGTCGGCATCGCCGAGCCCGTCAACCGCGCCGTCGACTGGATGACCGCGCACCTGTACTCGGGCGTCCCCGTCGTCGGCGGCACCGCCGACTGGGCCGGCCACTTCACCACCTGGGTCCTCGACCCGATGCGCGACGGCCTCCAGGCGCTGCCCTGGTGGGCGGTCCTGCTGATCGTCGCCGCACTGGCCTGGGTCATCGGCACCTGGCGCACCGCGCTCACCGCCGTCCTTGCCATGGCCGCGATCGGCGTCCTCGGCGTCTGGAAGCCGTCTCTGGACACCCTCTCCCAGGTCCTGGCGGCCGTCGCCGTCACCCTGGTCGTCGGCTTCGCCGTGGGGATCGCCGCGGCCCGCAGCGACCGCCTGGAGCGGGCGCTGCGCCCGGTCCTCGACGTGTTCCAGACGATGCCGCAGTTCGTGTACCTGATCCCGGTCGTCGCCCTGTTCGGGGTCGGCCGCGCCCCGGCCGTCGCCGCCGCGATCGTCTACGCGCTGCCGGCCGTCGTCCGCATCACCACCCAGGGCCTGCGCCAGGTCGACCCGGCCGCGCTGGAGGCCTCCGGCTCGCTCGGCGCGACCAGCTGGCAGCAGCTGAAGCAGGTGCAGCTCCCGCTGGCCCGCCCGGCGCTGCTGCTCGCCGTCAACCAGGGCCTCGTCCTGGTCCTCGCCGTCGTCGTCATCGGCGGCCTGGTCGGCGGTGGCGCCCTCGGCTACGACGTCGTCTTCGGCCTCGCCCAGGGCGACCTGGCGACCGGTCTGGTGGCCGGCGGCGCGATCGTCTGCCTCGGCCTGATGCTCGACCGGGTGACCCAGCCCACCGAACGCCGCGCGAAGAAGGGAGCCTGA
- a CDS encoding ABC transporter substrate-binding protein → MRVRTTAAVAAVSSLALLTGCGAADMTKQASPFANAQGAKTVTLSVQSWVGAQSNVAVAQYLLEHELGYRVDTVQVDEVPAWDALSQGRVDALLEDWGHPEQEQRYVKDKKTIAPGGELGVTGHIGWFVPTYFAKKHPDITNWKNLDKYADRFRTPESGSKGQLMDGSPSYVTNDKALVKNLKLDYQVVFAGSEAAQITQMRQFAKEKKPFLTYWYSPQWLFKKVPMTEVKLPPYKEGCDADPEKVACAYPHTPLQKYLNADFAKKGGKAAAFLKKFKWTTEDQNEVSLMIADKKMTPEDAAKKWVDSHESTWKKWLS, encoded by the coding sequence ATGCGCGTCCGTACCACTGCCGCGGTCGCCGCGGTGAGCTCCCTGGCGCTGCTCACCGGCTGCGGCGCCGCCGACATGACCAAGCAGGCCTCGCCGTTCGCCAACGCCCAGGGCGCCAAGACGGTGACCCTGTCCGTGCAGTCCTGGGTGGGCGCCCAGTCCAACGTGGCCGTCGCCCAGTACCTCCTGGAGCACGAACTGGGCTACCGCGTCGACACCGTCCAGGTCGACGAGGTACCCGCCTGGGACGCCCTCAGCCAGGGCCGCGTCGACGCGCTCCTGGAGGACTGGGGCCACCCCGAGCAGGAACAGCGCTACGTCAAGGACAAGAAGACGATCGCGCCCGGCGGCGAACTCGGCGTCACCGGCCACATCGGCTGGTTCGTCCCGACGTACTTCGCCAAGAAGCACCCGGACATCACGAACTGGAAGAACCTCGACAAGTACGCCGACCGGTTCCGCACCCCGGAGAGCGGCAGCAAGGGCCAGCTGATGGACGGTTCGCCGTCCTACGTCACCAACGACAAGGCGCTGGTGAAGAACCTGAAGCTGGACTACCAGGTGGTGTTCGCCGGGTCCGAGGCGGCGCAGATCACGCAGATGAGGCAGTTCGCCAAGGAGAAGAAGCCCTTCCTCACCTACTGGTACTCCCCGCAATGGCTCTTCAAGAAGGTCCCGATGACCGAGGTGAAGCTGCCGCCGTACAAGGAGGGCTGCGACGCCGACCCGGAGAAGGTCGCCTGCGCCTATCCGCACACCCCGCTGCAGAAGTACCTCAACGCGGACTTCGCGAAGAAGGGCGGCAAGGCGGCGGCCTTCCTGAAGAAGTTCAAGTGGACGACCGAGGACCAGAACGAGGTCTCCCTGATGATCGCCGACAAGAAGATGACGCCGGAGGACGCGGCGAAGAAGTGGGTGGACAGCCACGAGTCCACGTGGAAGAAGTGGCTGTCCTGA
- a CDS encoding carboxymuconolactone decarboxylase family protein encodes MTARTRLLDPAVARAMSAVSAAAKKGLGDPALAELVVVRASQLNHCAFCLDMHLALARAYGVSERQLDLLAAWEEAEGVFDERERAALALTEAVTVLTAGFVPDAVYERAARHFDETRLAHLIGLAVAINNWNRVMVSHRIPPGGYTP; translated from the coding sequence GTGACGGCCCGGACCCGGCTGCTGGACCCGGCGGTCGCGCGGGCCATGTCGGCCGTCAGCGCCGCCGCGAAGAAGGGGCTCGGCGACCCGGCCCTCGCCGAACTCGTCGTCGTCCGCGCCTCGCAGCTCAACCACTGCGCGTTCTGCCTGGACATGCATCTCGCGCTCGCCCGCGCGTACGGGGTGAGTGAGCGGCAGCTCGATCTGCTGGCCGCGTGGGAGGAGGCGGAGGGCGTCTTCGACGAGCGGGAGCGGGCCGCGCTGGCGCTGACGGAGGCGGTCACGGTCCTCACGGCCGGGTTCGTGCCGGACGCGGTGTACGAGCGCGCCGCCCGGCACTTCGACGAGACGCGGCTGGCCCATCTGATCGGGCTGGCCGTCGCCATCAACAACTGGAACCGGGTGATGGTGAGTCACCGGATTCCGCCAGGGGGTTACACGCCATGA